TATCTTTTGGAGACCTAATAGGTGATGTTGTTTGCATTAATAGTATAATGTCAAAGTTATCTTCTAATCTTTTTAACGCATCTAATACAACATCAACAATTGATGAGTTATCTTTTCCTAAATTTTCAGGTCTTAATTGTTTAGTAATTCTTTTTGGATCTTGCTGAGTATTTACAGAATCAAGTATTTGCTGGTCATCAGAATTAACAAGTATTCGATTTATTTCTTTAGAATTTAAAGCGCAATCAACGGCATATTGTATTAAAGGTTTTCCATTAAATTCTTTAATATTCTTTCCTGGCACGCCTTTCTTGCCACCACGCGCGAGGATGATGGCGAGGGTTTTGAGTCTCTCGTTTCTTGTTTTTCGTTGATCGTTGTTGGTTGAACGGTTGTGATGCATATCTTTTTATATCAATTACTCGATTAACTATTTACGAATTTTAGTTTTCAAATATCTTTTGGTTGCGTTTATTAATTTTTTTTGTCTTTCAATTCTTTCAAAAATATCATCTGGCACTTCATAGCCTATGCGTTTAGCAATCAAAGCTTGAGTTTCTAATTCACGACAAGATCCAGATGAAATTAATATAAATCTATGATAATCTTTATAGGATTGTCTTGAAGACCCTTCAGCAATATTAGAAGGAATAGATACTCCAGCATCACGCATTTGACCACTCAAATTATATTTTTCAGATTTCGGGAATTTTTCAGTTATCTTATAAATTTCAACAACTAAGTCCATAGTCGCTTTCCAGACTTCTAACTCTTTGTAATCCATGATTCTATTACTTTATGATTGATTTTTATTAAAATTTGTTTACGAACAACGACCAACGACCAACCAAAAACTAATAACAAATCGTCTTATAAAACTTTAACTCAACTTGAGCTAAAAGATCAGCAATACGTTGACCCGAATCGCCTTGACCATAAATTTTTGATTTTGGAATATCAGCGACTATTTGTGTTTTTATGGCTTTGGTAATGGCTTGTGTTTCACATTCCACATCCAAGACATTTTGTCCGCGTTGGCGTCTGTTTTGTCTATCACCAATATTGACAACTGGCACGCCAAGAAAAGAAGCTTCTCTAATGCCAACACTTGAATTACCAATCAAGGCTTTGCAGTGGTAAATGAGTTCTAAAAAATCTTCACCACTTAAATTTTTAAAGAAATGCACGTGTTTCAACTCGTGATATTCTCTATAAGCTCTGATGCCCGACGAAGTACCATCAGCACCTGCATCGATGTTGGGCCAAAACCAAAGCGTGGGCAATTTTAATGCATCTATGGCTTTTAAGGTTTCTTCAATCTGTTGCCGACTTTCTTTGATATGCGTTGTTACAGGATGTTGCATCACAACGAGATACCCGTTTTTTAAATCAGGTTCATGACCTACGCCACCGTATTTTTGGTAAGGGTCAAAACTTAAATTTTTGCTTTTAAGTACTGGTCTTGCCAAATCTATAGACGGGCAACCCGTGTTGAACACCGATGATTTGTCTTCACCAAGTTTGATGACTCGTCTATAGGCATCATCTGATGACACAAAATGATAGTCAGCAAGTTTGGTGATAGCATGGCGGACTTTTTCGTCAATATTGCCCGTAACTTCTCCACCTTGCAAATGGGCTAAAGGAATGTTCATATAGGAAGTCGCAATGGCGGTGGACATGGTTTCAAACCTATCGGCTACGGTTACGACAATATCGGGTTGTAGATTTTCAAAAACACTTGAAAGTTCTAAAATACCTAAGCCTGTGGTTTTTGCCGTTGTTGCAGTATTTTCGCCTTCTAAAACACTAAACACCTTTGCGTCTATTTGAAATCCGTCAGCTTTGATAAAATCAACAGCAGTGCCATAACGCGGTAGTAAAGCAGATCTTGCAACTACAAGCTGAAGCTCAAGTTCAGAATGTTGGTCTATTGCTTTTAAAACGGTTTTTACACGACTATAAGATGGTCTAGCGGTAACAACAACGCAAATTTTACGTTTACTCATATAATAAATTTATTTGGTAAAAATAATTTTTTAATTGTTTAATGGCTAAGGATATCTTATCTTTTTGGCTAATTTTGACTCAAATAAAATTGAGTTATGAAAAAAGTTTTTACCATAGCAGAAGTGGCACAAGCTCACGACGGAAGCCTTGGTATGGCACATGCCTATATCGACGCTTTGGTTAGACGCGGTGTTGATGCGGTTAAATTTCAAATTCATTTGGCTCATGCTGAAAGCAGTATTCACGAACCTTTTCGTGTGAAATTTAGCCAACAAGATGCTACGCGATATGCATATTGGCAACGCATGTCGTTTACCAAAGAGCAATGGAAAGGTTTGAAACAACACTGTGATGATGCAGGTATAGAATTTATGGCGTCTCCCTTTAGCAATGCTGCTGTAGATTGGTTGGAAGAACTGGGAGTGAAACGCTATAAAATTGGCTCTGGTGAAGTCAATAATTTATTGATGCTTCAAAAAATTGCACAAACCCAGAAACCCGTTATTTTATCATCGGGCATGAGCTCTTTTGAAGAGTTAGATGAATCTGTTCAGTTTCTAAAAAATCAAAACATAGAAGTCTCAGTTCTACAATGCACAACAGCTTACCCAACGCCACCTGAGGCTTATGGCTTGAATGTTATCAAAGAATTACAATCCAGATATCAAGTTAAGGTCGGCTTTTCTGACCATTCTGGAAAAGTATCTACAGTGTCTAGCCGCGGTAGCTTTAGGGGCTGAAATTGTAGAGTTTCACGTCGCTTTTTCAAAAGAGCAATTTGGTCCTGACAGCAGTTCGAGTTTAACTTTAGACCAAACCCAAGATTTGGTCAATGGCATTCGTGATATTTCAACCGCCTTAGACCATCCGATTGATAAAAATGATAATAGTGCATTTTCATCTTTAAAATCTATTTTTGAAAAATCACTGGCGGTCAACAAAGATTTGCCTCAAGGCTATGTGTTGTCATTTGAAGACTTAGAAGCCAAAAAACCAAAAAACCATGGCATTGCCGCTTCTGATTTTAAAAATGTTATTGGCAAAACTTTAAAACGTGATATGGAGGCTTGGGGGTTTTTGGGGGAAGGTGATGTTTATGATTAAAATTTAAATATCAGTTAATGTTACTTAAATGACATTATGTTGTGATAAGACTTTATACAATTAGTGTTTGATTTAAAGGTGTAGTCTTTTTTTTTGAATGTTTACAAAAACAATACTTTAATATTTTATTTAGATTTATTTTTATTAAAATAGTAGTCTATGAAAATTTGAGTAAATAACTCTGCACCCTTTTCATTTAAATGAGTGTTATCCCTAAAAAAATTTTTGTCAGATATTGAATTTGAAAAGTTTTCGTAAGAACTATAATATTTTTTAATTATTTCAAAGTTAAAAAAATTTGCATTCATGGGAGATGTGAAAAAATACAATTGAACGCCCTTACGTTCACATATTTCTTCAATTTCAGTAAGATGTCTATTGCGTGAATCTTGTAAAATAAATTCAGGAGTAATATTTTTATTTATAAGACTACCATGTGTTGGCACAAAACCTTTTTTATATGTAAAATCGTTTTTTTTTGATAAATTTAAAAAAACACTTCGAAAACCTATTTTAGACTCATTTCTTGCATATCTATAAAATGGTATATATTTATATCTAAAAGATTTTGGTTCTACTTTTTTTAGTTCATTATAGACGTAATCTTCACCTATTATAGGTAACCAAGGTACAGTTGCCAAATTACTATTAGACTCTTCATTATATGTGTAATCAATTTGTACAAAAATTTTTTTTGGTTTAAATTTCTTTAGAAAAGTTTCCACCATAAGTTTTACTTCTAATGGTTTTGATGCTGCATAGCCTAAATTAATACCATTAAGTCCTGTTGATAAATCTATCAATTTAGGGTCAATGTGGTGTACGCATCTTGATGAGCCAAAAAGAGCATAGTCGAATCTGAGTTTATTGCTATTATCTAACTTGTAAATCCAACTCACTTTAGTTCTTGGGTTTATAGGGTTTACATATAAAAGAGTATATACAATGTCCATTAAATACATTATTAAGACTACAGTTAAAATAAACAGAAAAATGTACCGTAAAAATTTTTTCATTAGAATTGGAAATAGATGAATTCATTTAATGATGAAAAGCTTCCAAATAAAATAATAAATAAAATTAACAAAATTGTTTTTAAATTTAAATTTTTACCTTTTTCTAAAGGATGGATTTTAAATCTACTTAGCCACTCAATTATTACAAAAAATATTATTAATGGTATTAATTCAAAAGAGTATCTTTCTAATTCAATTTTTTCAATTTTAAAAGTAAATGATGCTATTCTAATTAAAAAAGCAAAAGCATGATCAATATTTTCAGCCCTAAAAAATACCCAAGCTAAAACTGTTAAGCTAAATGTAATTAGCATTCCTTTGAATTCTTTTATATTAGGAAAAAAACTATATTTTGAAATATCACCTAAATAATTTCTATTTTTATTTAATAACAATAAAGGTAAGAAATATATAGCATTCAATGCACCCCAAAAAATAAAAGTCCAGTTTGCACCATGCCAAAACCCACTTACAACAAAAATTATAAAAGTATTTCTAACCTTCATTGAAGAACTGCCTCGGCTACCACCTAATGGAATATAAAGATAATCCCTAAACCAAGTCGAAAGAGAAATATGCCACCTTCTCCAAAATTCTGCTATATCTCTTGAAAAATATGGAAACGCAAAGTTTTGTTTCAATTTAAAACCAAAAAGTTTTGAAGAACCTATTGCAATATCTGAATATCCAGAAAAATCACAATATATTTGAAAAGTAAAATATACTGCACCTAAAATTAATGTTATGCTAGAATAATCCTCATAATTATTAAATATTTCGTTAGCATATTGAGCACAATTATCTGCAATAACTATTTTTTTGAATAATCCCCAAAGAATTTGCCGCATACCATCTACTGCATAATTATAGTCAAAAGTTCTTTTTTTGTAAAATTGCGGTAATAAATTAGTTGCTCTTTCTATGGGTCCAGCAACTAATTGAGGAAAGAAACTTACAAACGCTGAAAATGCAATAAAATCTTTAGTTGGTTTTAATTTACGTTTATAGACATCAATTGAATAGCTTAAAGTTTGAAATGTATAAAAGCTAATACCAACTGGTAGGATAATATCAAGCGTATTGAAGCCCATTACAACCTGAAGACCTGGAATAATGTCGTACAAAGAATCTAAAAAGAAATTATAGTATTTAAATACTCCTAAGAATCCAAGGTTTACAATGATACTTGACCATAATAGTAATTTTCTTTTAAGTTGATTTTCTTCTTTTTTTAGTTTTATGCCAATGGTATAGTCAATTATAGTACTAAAAATAATTAAAGACAAAAATCTCCAGTCCCACCAACCATAGAAAACATAGCTTGCTATGACAATAAGCAAATTTTGAATGTTTAGTTTTTTATCTGCTATAAACCAGTATAATATAAAAACTGTAGGCAGGAAAATCGCAAATTCAATTGAGTTAAACAACATTCTTTATAACGTTAAATTTAAATTAGAATTAAATTGAAAAATGTTTCAGTATTTATAATTAATGGTATTTTCTTTAATCATCACTTAAGTATTTAGGTCTTATTCGTAGCTTTATAAATTAGTTAAACTAAAAATAATGTAATTCTATAAAAATCATCGATTTTGACTTTATTGTCTATTATTTTAGCGGGGTTTGTGCCTTTACGCATTTGATATGTCTTTAACACTTTTTACAAACTCTTTGTCTGAAAAATATTCTTTTAGTGGGTAATTGATTTCTTTTTTATCTATTAAATTATTAAGCAATTTATTGAGTTTAATATAGATTTCGTGTTCATCATAATCAGAAAAATTATCATGTGAATTTTTTAGTAATCTTTTGAGCTCACTATCTTTAGATGTTAAACATAGTAATTCAGAATTAATATCAGATAACATCGGAACTTTTCCGCTTAAAATATTGCTGTATTCACCATCGGTTTCTAAAACTATAGACAGTGAAGAATACTTTTTTTGCTCATAAAAAGATTCAAAAGCTGATATTTTTTTTAAAAATAAGATATGATTATTATTTTTATAAAGTGCTTTAAGCTTATTGACTTCAAGACCTTTAGACCTAATGACGAACTTAAATTTATTAAATTCATAATTTTTATCTACTAAACTTACAAAAGCTGTAAGTAGAAGGTCTAAACTCCTGTTATGTTGAATGGCACCATGGTAGGTTATATATAAAAAATTATCATCTAATTTGGTCTCGAATTTTGTCTTATAGTTTTTAAAAATATTTTCATCAAATTGATGAGGAAGTGTTTTAAATCTTCTCCCAAACAAGAAACCTAAATCACTTGATAATTTTTTAGAGGGAGAAAAAACAGCTTTAGCATCTGAAACAATTTCTCTCATCTCTTTTATTTTATAAAAATCAGTTGTGTTTAGTTTAGATTTTGAACCTGAATATAATGATGCAGGATAGGGATCATGAAAATATAAAAGCATTTTATTGAGATATTTATATCCCCTTAAAGCTCTAATTAAATAAAAATCTAATCCACCAGATCTTACAAACACATCGTGATATTGATCAAGGTTAAGGGTTTTTAGTTTCTTTTTATATCTGCTAATTTTAATCCAATCTTTTATGTTTATATTAAATAAATGATAAGCCAATCCACAAATTTTGTTTTCTACCCATGTA
This genomic window from Flavobacterium sp. CS20 contains:
- a CDS encoding cytidylyltransferase domain-containing protein, producing the protein MHHNRSTNNDQRKTRNERLKTLAIILARGGKKGVPGKNIKEFNGKPLIQYAVDCALNSKEINRILVNSDDQQILDSVNTQQDPKRITKQLRPENLGKDNSSIVDVVLDALKRLEDNFDIILLMQTTSPIRSPKDITQIIKYFEIDKNLEAVISVIPMEDMHPARMYELDQKSHLSPLIKSDESTHRQNLKPIYFRNGCFYAIKTEAFLKQQTFMPKNKKAYVMNPDHLLNIDTQRDVKLAEVLIKAWENKEL
- a CDS encoding four helix bundle protein, which codes for MDYKELEVWKATMDLVVEIYKITEKFPKSEKYNLSGQMRDAGVSIPSNIAEGSSRQSYKDYHRFILISSGSCRELETQALIAKRIGYEVPDDIFERIERQKKLINATKRYLKTKIRK
- the neuC gene encoding UDP-N-acetylglucosamine 2-epimerase, whose protein sequence is MSKRKICVVVTARPSYSRVKTVLKAIDQHSELELQLVVARSALLPRYGTAVDFIKADGFQIDAKVFSVLEGENTATTAKTTGLGILELSSVFENLQPDIVVTVADRFETMSTAIATSYMNIPLAHLQGGEVTGNIDEKVRHAITKLADYHFVSSDDAYRRVIKLGEDKSSVFNTGCPSIDLARPVLKSKNLSFDPYQKYGGVGHEPDLKNGYLVVMQHPVTTHIKESRQQIEETLKAIDALKLPTLWFWPNIDAGADGTSSGIRAYREYHELKHVHFFKNLSGEDFLELIYHCKALIGNSSVGIREASFLGVPVVNIGDRQNRRQRGQNVLDVECETQAITKAIKTQIVADIPKSKIYGQGDSGQRIADLLAQVELKFYKTICY
- a CDS encoding N-acetylneuraminate synthase family protein, which encodes MKKVFTIAEVAQAHDGSLGMAHAYIDALVRRGVDAVKFQIHLAHAESSIHEPFRVKFSQQDATRYAYWQRMSFTKEQWKGLKQHCDDAGIEFMASPFSNAAVDWLEELGVKRYKIGSGEVNNLLMLQKIAQTQKPVILSSGMSSFEELDESVQFLKNQNIEVSVLQCTTAYPTPPEAYGLNVIKELQSRYQVKVGFSDHSGKVSTVSSRGSFRG
- a CDS encoding SAF domain-containing protein, coding for MVNGIRDISTALDHPIDKNDNSAFSSLKSIFEKSLAVNKDLPQGYVLSFEDLEAKKPKNHGIAASDFKNVIGKTLKRDMEAWGFLGEGDVYD
- a CDS encoding MBOAT family protein; protein product: MLFNSIEFAIFLPTVFILYWFIADKKLNIQNLLIVIASYVFYGWWDWRFLSLIIFSTIIDYTIGIKLKKEENQLKRKLLLWSSIIVNLGFLGVFKYYNFFLDSLYDIIPGLQVVMGFNTLDIILPVGISFYTFQTLSYSIDVYKRKLKPTKDFIAFSAFVSFFPQLVAGPIERATNLLPQFYKKRTFDYNYAVDGMRQILWGLFKKIVIADNCAQYANEIFNNYEDYSSITLILGAVYFTFQIYCDFSGYSDIAIGSSKLFGFKLKQNFAFPYFSRDIAEFWRRWHISLSTWFRDYLYIPLGGSRGSSSMKVRNTFIIFVVSGFWHGANWTFIFWGALNAIYFLPLLLLNKNRNYLGDISKYSFFPNIKEFKGMLITFSLTVLAWVFFRAENIDHAFAFLIRIASFTFKIEKIELERYSFELIPLIIFFVIIEWLSRFKIHPLEKGKNLNLKTILLILFIILFGSFSSLNEFIYFQF